The DNA region CTTTCCGTCCGTCGTGTCAAGCACGCCCGCAGAGGTATCCACCTGATCGATGGCCACCTGGCCGCCAATGTTCCAGACTTCGTTTTCGCTGTGAACCTTGATCGCCGAAATCGGGAGATCTTCCGAGCTGGGGAGCGCTATGTTCAGATCCATCGTTTGCTTGCGGATGTTCAGATTGCTGTCGAAATACAGGTCCAGCTTAAGCACCGTATCTTTGCCAAGCACGGTGGACAATTCCGGCGTATCGTTCAGCAGAACGGCAATATCTTTATCAAAGTCTTTGATGAACTCTTCCAGTTCTTTTTTGATTTCCGGGTAAAGTTCTTCTACAACTTGCGCTTTGGACTGCTGGTCCATCGTTGTTCCCATGTCCCCGGCACCAAACTCGTTAACGGCGTTAACAACAGGAAGTACCATATCATAAAACTCGCCGATCAGCTCTTTCAAACCTTGCTCATCCGTGGACAAGCTGACAAGAAACGGCTTGATCATGCCGACCAGCTCATCGCCGCGGATCTCGGCGTGCAGATTGGTCAGGTTTAACGATTCGCCGTTAACCTGTTCCTGCGTTTGTTTTACGGTGAGGACCGACGGATTCGGGAAATGCTTGAAAATAAGCTCCGCTGTCTTCAACGTTAAATTTTGCACGCCTTCTTCATTCATGCCCATTTCTTTGGACAGCGCGTTATCCAGCGATATGTACAGTGGCTGCTTAGCTCCTTCGATCTGGAACGCAATCCCTTTAGCGGCATCCATCGACATCAGAAACGGGATGTTTCCTCCCTGGAATCCGACCGAGCCTTTGATGGACGCATGATTTTTATCCTGCACCTTGGCGCTGTCAATATTGATAGATAAAGAATTGATCAGTTCGATAGCTGCTTTGTCCTCGGCAGACAAGTTTCCGGAAGCCGGCACCAGTTCCACCTTAAGCGTCTGTCTGGATTCGCTGGATGTCGGGTTCAGGCTGCCGGCCAGCGCCTTGCTGACGTCAAAGCCGCCTACGGCTTGACATCCGGTCAGCACCGCCAATAGCAAAATGACGGGAATGGCCAGCCATTTCATTTTTTTCATCGTTCACCCTCCTCTATATTGATCTATAAATGATCTACTCCATTATCGACGATATCCCCGGTTTTGTGAACAGCTAAATAACATATCACTTCCAAAGAACTACCTGCGTCCGAATCGCATCAGCCCCTTTCCCGCTATAAAAATTGTGTTATAATGAACTTTGTGCCTAATGCCTATTATGAAAGCACCCAATTGAAGAAGAATCCATGCTGGCCGGATCCGGCTTACGGCATGGGAGAGGTTCGAGAACTCCCTCTATAAAAAACTATAAAACGCCCTGTCATATGGAGGGGTTGATTTTGGCGTTCCGTTCATCAGCGCTGCAAGCGCGGAAGGGGCAGCCGAAACACCCGCCGGAACCGGGCTTGTTTTTTTGCGACCAGTTCAAGAACTCTCTTTCTTCTGCCGGCGGCCAAGGCTTGCCGCTTTCAAATCCCAAAGAAGATGGAGGGTTTTTTTATGCTTAAAAACGAAAAAGCGGTCGTCGTCTTTAGCGGCGGTCAAGACAGCACCACCTGCCTGTTCTGGGCGAAAAAGCAGTTCGGCGAAGTGGAGGCCGTGACGTTCGATTACGGCCAGCGCCACGCTCGCGAAATCGAATGCGCCAAGGACATCGCCCAAGAGCTTGATATCAAGCACACAATTCTCGACATGAGCCTGCTCGGCCAGTTGACGCAAAACGCGCTGACCCGCAGCGACATCGCCATCGTGCAAAAGGACGGGGAGCTCCCCAGCACGTTCGTGGACGGGCGCAATCACCTGTTCCTCAGCTTTGCGGCCGTCCTGGCCAAAGGGATCGGCGCCAAGCATATCGTGACCGGCGTCTGCGAGACCGATTTCAGCGGGTATCCCGACTGCCGCGACGTGTTCGTCAAATCGCTGAACGTGACGCTCAATTTGGCGATGGATTACGAATTCGTGATCCACACGCCGCTGATGTGGATCGACAAGGCCGAGACGTGGAAGCTGGCCGACGAGCTAGGGGCCTTCGATTTTGTGCGCGAACGGACGCTCACCTGCTATAACGGCGTCATCGGCGACGGCTGCGGCGAATGCCCGGCCTGCAAGCTGCGCAAAGCCGGCCTGGACAAATACCTGCTGGAGCGTCAGGGGGCGGACAAACAATGAGCCGGACGCCGGGCGAATTTCGAATCGTCGAATCGCTGCAGAAGCTGGGTCGCGACATCGGCAAGGAGCAGCTGCGCTACCACCGGCGCCGCGTTCTCGTCAGCAAGGAATTTACTTTCGACGCCGCCCACCATCTGCATGCCTATGAAGGCAAATGCAAAAATCTGCACGGCCACACGTATAAAGCCGTGTTTGGCATCAGCGCCCTGCCTAACGAGATCGGCATTACCGTTGATTTCGGCACGATTAAGGAGATCTGGAAAAACGAGATCGAAGTTTATCTCGATCACCGTTATTTGAACGAAACGCTGCCGCCGATGAATACGACGGCGGAAAACACGGTCGTATGGCTGTTCGAGAAAATGGAAGCCGCGCTTGGGTCGGAGACCTACCGGAATGTCGTGCTGGAAGGCCGGACGGAGTTCGTCCGCCTGTACGAGACGCCGACCAGCTATGCCGAAGTCAGACGGGAGTGGATGCTGGATGAATAACCCGCCGATTCCCGTGCTGGAAGTGTTTGGACCAACCGTTCAGGGCGAGGGCATGGTCATCGGGCAAAAAACGATGTTCGTCCGCACCGCCGGCTGCGATTACCGCTGCGTCTGGTGCGACTCGGCCTTCACCTGGGACGGCAGCGCCAAAGACGCGATCCGCTTCATGACGCCGGCGGCGATCTGGGAAGAGCTGCGGGAGATCGGCGGCGATCGTTTCTCGCACGTCACGCTGTCGGGCGGCAACCCCGCCCTACTGCCGCAGCTCGCCGGCCTGGTGGCACTGCTGCACGCCAAGGGCGTTGCCATCGCCGTCGAGACGCAAGGCTCGCGCTGGCAGGACTGGCTGGCCGAGATCGAGCAGGTCACGCTGTCGCCCAAGCCGCCGAGCTCGGGAATGGAGACCGATTGGGCTATTCTGGACGATATCGTGACCAAGCTGTCCCATCGCCCCCATCCCTTGGCCGTCAGCCTGAAGGTCGTCGTGTTTGACGAGGCCGATCTCGCCTACGCCAAACAAGTGCACGCCCGCTACCCGGATACGCCGATGTATGTGCAGGTCGGCAATCCCGACGTACGGCGGATGGATATCCGGGAGCATGCCGCCGATCTGCTGCGGCGCTATGAAGCGTTGATCGACAAGGTTGTCGCCTCGTCCGAATTGAATAACGTGCGCGTTCTGCCGCAGCTGCATGCCCTCGTATGGGGGAACAAACGCGGCGTATAGTTTTGGCAATTATTTTTTCTATATTGATAAAACCACTTTGCAAAGGAGAGCCAACCATGGCCGGAAGAAAACCTGAAGAAATGCAAGACGTTACGCTGCTGGGCAACCAGGGCGTAAAATATCCGTTTAATTACGCGCCGGAAGTGCTCGAATCGTTTGACAATAAACACCCTTACCGCGACTATTTTGTAAAATTCAACTGTCCCGAGTTTACGAGCCTTTGTCCGATTACCGGGCAGCCGGATTTCGCCACCATCTACATCAGCTACATTCCCGACGTGAAAATGGTGGAGAGCAAATCGCTGAAACTCTACCTGTTCAGCTTCCGCAATCACGGCGATTTCCACGAGGATTGCGTCAACATCATCATGAACGACCTGATCAAGCTGATGGATCCGAAGTACATCGAGGTATGGGGCA from Paenibacillus macerans includes:
- a CDS encoding copper amine oxidase N-terminal domain-containing protein, whose translation is MKKMKWLAIPVILLLAVLTGCQAVGGFDVSKALAGSLNPTSSESRQTLKVELVPASGNLSAEDKAAIELINSLSINIDSAKVQDKNHASIKGSVGFQGGNIPFLMSMDAAKGIAFQIEGAKQPLYISLDNALSKEMGMNEEGVQNLTLKTAELIFKHFPNPSVLTVKQTQEQVNGESLNLTNLHAEIRGDELVGMIKPFLVSLSTDEQGLKELIGEFYDMVLPVVNAVNEFGAGDMGTTMDQQSKAQVVEELYPEIKKELEEFIKDFDKDIAVLLNDTPELSTVLGKDTVLKLDLYFDSNLNIRKQTMDLNIALPSSEDLPISAIKVHSENEVWNIGGQVAIDQVDTSAGVLDTTDGKVTPGQILRNFQEVTPLYKLLKDQMKIGHKYAVIDSKNDYYGVINKKGTAFVPLRYLSEQFDAEVKWTEGSKRIVVVNDLTGEEIVLTIGSKQAVVGGKTVQLSGPVFVHKDGATYVPLRFLAEALGATVEVDPEGWITVERK
- the queC gene encoding 7-cyano-7-deazaguanine synthase QueC, producing MLKNEKAVVVFSGGQDSTTCLFWAKKQFGEVEAVTFDYGQRHAREIECAKDIAQELDIKHTILDMSLLGQLTQNALTRSDIAIVQKDGELPSTFVDGRNHLFLSFAAVLAKGIGAKHIVTGVCETDFSGYPDCRDVFVKSLNVTLNLAMDYEFVIHTPLMWIDKAETWKLADELGAFDFVRERTLTCYNGVIGDGCGECPACKLRKAGLDKYLLERQGADKQ
- a CDS encoding 6-carboxytetrahydropterin synthase; translated protein: MSRTPGEFRIVESLQKLGRDIGKEQLRYHRRRVLVSKEFTFDAAHHLHAYEGKCKNLHGHTYKAVFGISALPNEIGITVDFGTIKEIWKNEIEVYLDHRYLNETLPPMNTTAENTVVWLFEKMEAALGSETYRNVVLEGRTEFVRLYETPTSYAEVRREWMLDE
- the queE gene encoding 7-carboxy-7-deazaguanine synthase QueE, which translates into the protein MNNPPIPVLEVFGPTVQGEGMVIGQKTMFVRTAGCDYRCVWCDSAFTWDGSAKDAIRFMTPAAIWEELREIGGDRFSHVTLSGGNPALLPQLAGLVALLHAKGVAIAVETQGSRWQDWLAEIEQVTLSPKPPSSGMETDWAILDDIVTKLSHRPHPLAVSLKVVVFDEADLAYAKQVHARYPDTPMYVQVGNPDVRRMDIREHAADLLRRYEALIDKVVASSELNNVRVLPQLHALVWGNKRGV
- the queF gene encoding preQ(1) synthase — protein: MAGRKPEEMQDVTLLGNQGVKYPFNYAPEVLESFDNKHPYRDYFVKFNCPEFTSLCPITGQPDFATIYISYIPDVKMVESKSLKLYLFSFRNHGDFHEDCVNIIMNDLIKLMDPKYIEVWGKFTPRGGISIDPYCNYGRPGTKYEAMAEHRLLNHDMYPEKIDNR